In Meriones unguiculatus strain TT.TT164.6M chromosome 17, Bangor_MerUng_6.1, whole genome shotgun sequence, a single window of DNA contains:
- the LOC132648649 gene encoding keratin-associated protein 20-2-like encodes MCYCGNYYARLGYDYGCGFGCGYGCMGYDCGYGRLGYGCYHPCCCGRYWSCGFY; translated from the coding sequence ATGTGCTACTGTGGAAACTACTACGCACGTCTTGGCTACGATTATGGCTGTGGCTTTGGCTGTGGCTATGGATGCATGGGTTATGACTGCGGCTATGGCAGATTAGGATATGGCTGCTACCACCCATGTTGCTGTGGGAGATACTGGTCCTGTGGATTCTACTGA